The following coding sequences are from one Buchnera aphidicola (Melaphis rhois) window:
- the carA gene encoding glutamine-hydrolyzing carbamoyl-phosphate synthase small subunit: MTKSLSEAILILGNGTIFYGKSIGDTGETLGEVVFNTSMTGYQEILTDPSYLNQIITFTYPHIGNVGINKNDYESNIIHAKGLIVRDISITDSNYRSEMSLSQYLIKNKIIAISDIDTRKLTRILRTSGSQYGCIISKRSFKMSEILKKLQNIQHLKNIDLVKTVSTKSYYTWNKGSIQINKRKNLPTFKKPLIFHIVVYDFGIKHNILRILTDMGCRLTIVPAQTSAKEALKLLPHGIFLSNGPGDPRPCYYAINSIKTFLSINIPIFGICLGHQLLALASGAKIQKMKFGHHGGNHPVKEIKSNTVIITSQNHNFTVNPNNLPKNIKITHISLFDGSIQGLHRTDRNAFSFQGHPESSPGPHDARPLFKQFITLIKTHNNHIRYKGEKCQNVPT; the protein is encoded by the coding sequence ATAACAAAATCATTGTCTGAAGCAATATTAATCTTAGGAAATGGAACAATATTTTATGGAAAATCAATAGGTGATACAGGAGAAACACTAGGAGAAGTAGTATTTAATACCTCAATGACTGGATATCAAGAAATTCTAACCGATCCTTCTTATTTAAATCAAATAATAACTTTTACTTATCCACATATAGGAAACGTAGGAATTAATAAAAACGATTATGAATCTAATATTATCCACGCAAAAGGATTAATTGTTCGTGACATTTCAATAACTGATAGCAACTATCGAAGTGAAATGAGCTTATCACAGTATTTAATAAAAAATAAAATTATAGCGATTTCTGACATTGACACGAGAAAATTAACAAGAATATTAAGAACCTCTGGATCTCAATATGGCTGTATTATTTCAAAACGATCATTTAAAATGTCTGAAATATTAAAAAAACTCCAAAATATACAACACTTAAAAAATATAGACTTAGTAAAAACAGTAAGTACAAAATCTTATTATACTTGGAATAAAGGTAGTATACAGATCAACAAAAGAAAAAATCTTCCTACTTTTAAGAAACCACTTATTTTTCATATTGTAGTATACGATTTTGGAATAAAACATAACATACTACGAATATTAACCGATATGGGATGTCGATTAACAATTGTTCCAGCACAAACTTCTGCTAAAGAAGCGTTAAAGTTATTACCACACGGCATTTTTTTATCCAATGGGCCAGGAGATCCAAGACCGTGTTATTATGCTATTAACTCAATTAAAACATTTTTATCTATTAATATTCCAATTTTTGGAATATGCTTAGGACATCAATTATTAGCTTTAGCTAGCGGAGCAAAAATACAAAAAATGAAATTTGGGCATCATGGAGGTAATCATCCCGTAAAAGAAATAAAATCTAATACTGTTATAATTACTTCTCAAAATCATAATTTTACAGTTAATCCTAATAATCTTCCAAAAAACATCAAAATAACACACATTTCTCTTTTCGATGGAAGTATACAAGGATTGCATAGAACAGACAGAAATGCATTTAGTTTTCAAGGTCATCCCGAATCTAGTCCAGGACCACATGATGCAAGACCATTATTTAAACAATTCATAACTCTGATAAAAACTCATAATAACCATATTAGGTATAAAGGAGAAAAATGCCAAAACGTACCGACATAA
- the dapB gene encoding 4-hydroxy-tetrahydrodipicolinate reductase, whose amino-acid sequence MYTKPLKIAISGALGKMGTNLIKEICRNNYRNIFLSSAIVKKGNIFIKKDVGEIIGIGNIGTLITDSLQKEINNFDVLIDFTNPQNTIDNLNICALNKKKIVIGTTGLSETDIKKIKLLSNTIGIVLSPNYSIGINLMLKLLKIATSVVGKNSDIEIIEAHHREKIDAPSGTAIEMGKTISNVMNWDFEKQAIYTRKGVNNKRKKDEIGFSTIRAGDIIGNHKVIFASIGERIEIMHKATNRLAFSKGAIRAAIWLTLHKKIGLFNMYDVLNI is encoded by the coding sequence ATGTATACAAAACCATTAAAAATTGCTATTTCAGGTGCTCTCGGAAAAATGGGAACAAATTTAATTAAAGAAATATGTAGAAATAATTATCGAAATATATTTCTCAGCTCTGCTATAGTAAAAAAAGGAAATATCTTTATTAAAAAAGATGTAGGAGAAATAATAGGAATAGGAAATATAGGTACTCTAATAACTGATTCACTTCAAAAAGAAATAAATAACTTTGATGTTCTCATCGATTTTACGAATCCACAAAATACAATAGACAATTTAAATATTTGTGCTTTAAATAAAAAAAAAATTGTCATCGGGACAACAGGCTTGTCTGAAACAGACATAAAAAAAATTAAACTATTATCTAACACCATTGGAATTGTTCTTTCACCAAACTATAGTATAGGTATTAATTTAATGCTAAAATTATTAAAAATAGCTACCTCTGTAGTAGGAAAAAACTCTGACATTGAAATCATTGAAGCACATCACAGAGAAAAAATAGACGCTCCTTCTGGAACAGCTATAGAAATGGGAAAAACAATATCCAACGTAATGAACTGGGATTTTGAAAAACAGGCGATATATACGAGAAAAGGTGTAAACAATAAACGCAAAAAAGATGAAATTGGTTTCTCTACCATACGTGCTGGTGATATAATAGGAAATCATAAAGTTATTTTTGCGAGTATTGGAGAGCGTATTGAAATTATGCACAAAGCAACTAATAGATTAGCGTTTTCTAAAGGAGCAATACGAGCAGCAATATGGTTGACATTACATAAAAAAATCGGATTATTTAATATGTATGACGTACTAAATATATAG
- the ispH gene encoding 4-hydroxy-3-methylbut-2-enyl diphosphate reductase codes for MKIFLANPRGFCAGVKRAINIVNIALKAWGKPIYVNHEIVHNTYITNYLKSKGVIFNEKIRSIPLGSILIFSAHGVPKSLRNEAIKRKLRIIDATCPLVKKVHKEVSQASNLGFEAILIGTLKHPEVEGTLGQYDYDQGKIYLIESVKDVSKLKVNNPNKLMFMTQTTLSLEQIHPIIIALRKKYPNIISPKKPDICYATINRQIAVKEISKISDAIIIIGSKHSSNSNQLMKLGRKTGKYTALINSKNEIDTNYLSNNIQSIGVSAGASTPNIIIKQVIKRLSKIKKTTIQEISGIKENITFNLPKELKNIKFK; via the coding sequence ATGAAAATTTTTTTAGCAAATCCAAGGGGGTTTTGTGCAGGCGTAAAACGTGCAATTAATATTGTTAACATTGCACTCAAAGCTTGGGGAAAACCTATTTACGTAAATCATGAAATAGTACATAATACTTACATAACAAATTATTTAAAATCGAAAGGTGTAATTTTTAACGAAAAAATTCGTTCTATCCCATTAGGATCAATACTAATCTTTTCAGCACATGGAGTACCTAAAAGTTTAAGAAATGAAGCAATAAAAAGAAAACTAAGAATTATAGATGCAACTTGTCCATTAGTTAAAAAAGTACATAAAGAAGTATCACAAGCTAGTAATTTAGGATTCGAAGCAATACTGATAGGCACTCTAAAACATCCAGAAGTAGAAGGAACATTAGGGCAATACGATTATGACCAAGGTAAAATTTATCTCATAGAATCAGTTAAAGATGTTTCAAAATTAAAAGTAAATAATCCAAACAAACTAATGTTTATGACTCAAACTACACTATCTTTAGAACAAATTCATCCTATTATTATAGCATTACGCAAAAAATATCCTAATATCATTAGTCCTAAAAAACCAGATATTTGTTATGCTACCATAAATCGACAAATAGCAGTCAAAGAAATATCTAAAATATCTGACGCTATAATTATAATAGGTTCAAAGCATTCGTCTAATTCTAATCAATTAATGAAATTAGGAAGAAAGACAGGAAAATACACTGCTTTGATAAACTCTAAAAATGAAATTGATACAAATTACTTAAGTAATAATATTCAATCTATTGGAGTATCAGCTGGGGCTTCTACTCCAAATATTATCATTAAACAAGTAATAAAAAGATTAAGTAAAATAAAAAAAACAACTATACAAGAAATTTCTGGAATTAAAGAAAATATTACATTTAATCTTCCTAAAGAACTAAAAAATATAAAATTTAAATAA
- the lspA gene encoding signal peptidase II → MKKILTLNLLVSLNITSIVVLLDILSKQWVINHLSLFEVKPITSILNIFHTHNYGLAFSIFSNIVKNSKYFLYLLNILIIIIILKMIYSIQNNKIHNNILYTLIISGAIGNLIDRLRFGFVIDFIDIHLKDWHFATFNIADISILLGSVMMMYTHFNQKNK, encoded by the coding sequence ATGAAAAAAATACTAACCTTAAACTTACTAGTTTCACTAAATATTACTAGTATAGTAGTACTATTAGACATATTAAGTAAACAGTGGGTAATTAATCATTTATCTTTATTTGAAGTAAAACCTATCACTTCAATATTAAATATATTTCACACACACAATTATGGACTAGCATTCAGTATTTTTTCTAATATTGTTAAAAACAGCAAATATTTTTTATATTTATTAAATATTTTAATTATAATCATAATATTAAAAATGATATATTCTATCCAAAACAATAAGATACATAATAATATTCTTTATACTTTAATTATTAGTGGTGCTATCGGAAATTTAATAGATCGATTGCGCTTTGGATTTGTTATAGACTTCATTGATATTCACCTTAAAGATTGGCATTTTGCTACGTTTAATATAGCTGATATAAGTATTCTTTTAGGTAGTGTCATGATGATGTATACACACTTTAATCAAAAAAATAAATGA
- the ileS gene encoding isoleucine--tRNA ligase — MTDYKSTLNLPHTNFSMKGNLSIKEPEILKKWKKNNIYEIIRQAKKGKENFFLNDGPPYANGNIHIGHAVNKILKDIIIKSKNMSGFDAPYTPSWDCHGLPIEHKIEKINKKKQRNSTLQNFQKQCREYANDQVNKQKIEFIRLGVLGDWNNAYLTMQFQNEANIIKTFAKMIKLGYIYKDFKPVNWCISCRSSLAEAEVEYYSKKTISTFVKFKIANNNVIKNIFNVTNLKNTTHIIIWTTTPWSLPASRAITLNPSFNYQLIQTPNQTLILAKELVEQTMEKCEIKEWNVLSTVLGNVLENLQFIHPFLNIYIPIILSKHVTLELGTGAVHTASEFGNEDYDISKKYGIHITKTIDEHGNFLPNIHPKLNGINILKSTKIIIEILKKNNTLLKTEIFIHSYPHCWRHQTPVISRATPQWFIKMDHKNLRKNCIEQIQKVKWIPNWGKEKMIDMILHRPDWCISRQRTWGVPIPIFYHKITGELHPQLLLIIENLVHNVKKHGIQAWMNIDKNELLKYKLNEYIKVTDILDVWFESGSIMLSDIYKKKFSHNNISNVYIEGSDQHRGWFMSSLIISIAINQTTPYHKVITHGFTVDKNGKKMSKSIGNTIHPNDIIQKFGADILRLWVASTDYSKEISISDNILKQISDNYRKIRNTARFLLANLYKFDPDSEMVPSKDMIALDQWAVDKTLDTQNKIINSYKNYNFHDVIKRIMYFCSIEMSSFYLDIIKDRQYLIKSKNIARKSCQSAMYLILDSLIRWITPILSFTADELWDYLPGKKNKFVFTEEWSNKLFYLNNNNIMNNQYWNELLIIKSEVNKVLDIARKNKELGNSLESLIVLYIDQDIKKKLELLKNELKFLFLTSKIQIKSYSSAPDNAIKSKLIKNFKIYITKLDGEKCIRCWHVIAKQKDINTKLKICTRCMLNTTTGLGEIRKFL, encoded by the coding sequence ATGACAGATTACAAATCAACCTTGAATTTACCTCATACAAACTTTTCTATGAAAGGAAATTTATCTATAAAAGAGCCAGAAATACTCAAAAAGTGGAAGAAAAACAATATTTATGAAATCATTAGACAAGCCAAAAAAGGAAAAGAAAATTTTTTTTTAAATGATGGACCACCTTATGCTAATGGAAATATTCACATTGGACATGCAGTAAATAAAATTTTAAAAGATATCATAATTAAATCAAAAAATATGTCAGGATTTGATGCACCATATACTCCTTCTTGGGATTGTCATGGATTGCCTATTGAACATAAAATTGAAAAAATTAATAAGAAAAAACAACGAAACAGCACTCTACAAAACTTTCAGAAACAATGCAGAGAATATGCTAATGATCAAGTAAATAAACAAAAAATAGAATTTATTAGATTAGGTGTGTTAGGAGACTGGAATAATGCATATTTAACTATGCAATTCCAAAATGAAGCGAACATTATAAAAACTTTCGCTAAGATGATAAAATTAGGATATATTTATAAAGACTTTAAACCAGTAAATTGGTGTATTAGTTGTCGGTCATCACTAGCAGAAGCAGAAGTTGAATATTACTCTAAAAAAACTATATCTACTTTTGTCAAATTTAAAATTGCTAATAACAATGTCATAAAAAATATATTTAACGTTACTAACTTAAAAAATACGACACATATAATAATATGGACAACTACACCCTGGAGTTTACCAGCAAGTCGAGCTATTACGTTAAACCCAAGTTTTAATTATCAACTTATCCAGACGCCAAACCAAACATTAATATTAGCCAAAGAGTTAGTTGAACAAACTATGGAAAAATGTGAGATTAAAGAATGGAATGTTTTGAGTACAGTACTTGGAAATGTCCTCGAAAATTTGCAATTTATTCATCCATTTCTAAACATTTATATTCCAATAATTTTATCAAAACATGTAACTTTAGAACTAGGAACAGGAGCTGTACATACAGCTTCAGAATTTGGAAATGAAGATTATGACATCAGTAAAAAATACGGAATTCATATTACAAAAACAATTGACGAACATGGAAACTTTCTACCTAACATTCATCCCAAATTAAATGGAATAAATATTTTAAAATCTACAAAAATTATTATTGAAATACTGAAAAAAAATAACACTTTACTTAAAACTGAAATTTTTATTCATAGTTATCCACACTGTTGGAGACATCAAACACCTGTTATTTCTCGGGCTACCCCACAATGGTTTATTAAAATGGATCATAAAAATTTGAGGAAAAATTGTATAGAACAAATACAAAAAGTAAAGTGGATACCTAATTGGGGAAAAGAAAAGATGATTGATATGATATTGCATCGTCCAGATTGGTGTATATCTAGGCAAAGAACATGGGGTGTTCCTATCCCTATTTTTTATCATAAAATAACAGGAGAACTACATCCACAACTCTTGTTAATTATAGAAAATCTTGTACATAACGTAAAAAAACACGGAATACAAGCATGGATGAACATAGATAAAAATGAATTATTAAAATATAAATTAAATGAATATATCAAAGTAACAGACATTTTGGACGTTTGGTTTGAATCTGGATCTATCATGCTTTCTGATATATATAAAAAAAAATTCAGCCATAATAATATTTCAAACGTATATATAGAAGGATCAGATCAACATCGAGGCTGGTTTATGTCTTCTTTGATAATATCTATTGCTATTAATCAAACTACACCATATCACAAAGTTATTACACATGGGTTTACCGTAGATAAAAACGGAAAAAAAATGTCTAAATCTATTGGAAATACCATTCATCCAAATGATATAATTCAAAAATTTGGAGCTGATATATTAAGGTTATGGGTAGCCTCTACTGACTATTCGAAAGAGATCTCTATTTCTGATAACATTCTCAAACAAATATCTGACAATTATAGAAAAATTCGAAATACAGCCAGATTTCTTCTTGCAAATCTATATAAATTTGATCCAGATAGCGAAATGGTACCTTCTAAAGATATGATAGCATTAGATCAATGGGCAGTAGATAAAACACTCGATACTCAAAACAAAATAATAAACAGCTACAAAAATTATAACTTTCATGATGTAATTAAACGTATAATGTATTTTTGTTCTATAGAAATGAGTTCGTTTTATTTAGATATAATAAAAGACAGACAATATTTAATAAAATCTAAAAACATTGCAAGAAAGAGCTGTCAAAGTGCCATGTATTTAATTTTAGATTCATTGATAAGATGGATTACGCCTATTTTATCATTTACTGCAGATGAACTCTGGGATTATTTACCAGGAAAAAAAAATAAATTTGTATTTACTGAAGAATGGTCTAATAAACTATTTTATCTCAATAACAACAATATAATGAATAACCAATATTGGAATGAATTATTGATAATTAAAAGTGAAGTAAACAAAGTACTAGATATTGCTAGAAAAAACAAAGAATTAGGAAATTCTTTAGAATCATTAATTGTATTATACATAGATCAAGATATTAAAAAAAAACTAGAACTATTAAAAAACGAACTAAAATTTTTATTTTTAACATCAAAAATTCAGATCAAAAGTTATTCCTCTGCTCCTGATAATGCTATAAAAAGTAAATTAATAAAAAATTTTAAAATATATATTACAAAACTAGACGGGGAAAAATGCATAAGATGCTGGCATGTTATTGCTAAACAAAAAGACATAAATACTAAATTAAAAATATGTACAAGATGTATGTTGAATACCACAACAGGATTGGGTGAAATACGAAAGTTTCTATAA
- the ribF gene encoding bifunctional riboflavin kinase/FAD synthetase produces MKLIRNINNLKFQTNSCILTIGNFDGVHLGHQKLLNIVCKKKKEHNKPIIVTIFEPYPLEFFCSENPPVRLMNFREKIQYLSQWNIDAILCIYFNKSFSSLSPMNFITNIMVKKLNVFFLAVGKNFCFGSNRQGNTILLKSIGKHYKFSVHTTKILKINEIEVSSTAIRQALKNNNLKLAKMLLGRSFSMSGKVTYGKKNGTKIGFPTANIELNKNNSPIYGVFIVKVFILSLKRMFFGVANIGTQPTMNGKTQKLEVHLIDSSLNLYKQYIKVIFIKKIRDEIFFTSIKNLKEQIMCDISKARLHFNNQIHKKL; encoded by the coding sequence ATGAAACTAATACGAAATATAAACAATCTTAAATTTCAAACTAATTCCTGTATATTAACGATAGGAAATTTTGACGGAGTACATTTAGGACATCAAAAATTATTAAATATAGTTTGTAAAAAAAAGAAAGAACATAATAAACCAATCATTGTAACTATATTTGAACCATACCCTCTAGAATTTTTTTGTTCTGAAAATCCTCCTGTTCGATTAATGAACTTTCGAGAAAAAATACAATACCTATCTCAATGGAATATTGATGCGATATTGTGTATTTACTTTAATAAATCATTTTCCTCATTAAGTCCAATGAATTTTATTACTAATATCATGGTTAAAAAACTAAATGTTTTCTTTTTAGCTGTTGGAAAAAACTTTTGTTTCGGATCAAATAGACAAGGTAATACTATTTTATTAAAAAGCATAGGAAAACATTATAAATTTTCGGTCCATACAACCAAAATACTAAAAATAAACGAGATAGAAGTAAGCAGTACAGCTATTAGACAAGCGTTAAAAAATAACAATTTGAAATTAGCTAAAATGTTATTGGGACGATCTTTTAGTATGTCTGGAAAAGTAACATATGGTAAAAAAAATGGAACTAAAATAGGCTTTCCAACAGCCAATATCGAATTGAATAAAAATAACTCTCCAATCTATGGTGTATTTATAGTAAAAGTATTTATACTTTCGTTAAAAAGAATGTTTTTTGGAGTAGCTAATATTGGAACTCAACCTACTATGAATGGAAAAACACAAAAACTCGAAGTACATTTGATAGATTCATCACTTAACCTATACAAGCAATACATAAAAGTTATATTTATCAAAAAAATACGAGATGAAATTTTTTTTACTTCTATAAAAAACTTAAAAGAGCAAATTATGTGTGATATTAGTAAAGCTCGTTTGCACTTTAATAATCAAATTCATAAGAAATTATAA
- the rpsT gene encoding 30S ribosomal protein S20 yields the protein MANIKSARKHAIQSEKKRRSNFSKKSQIKTLMKKVNLEISSGNKDKAKLEFSKMQSILDRYATKGLIHKNKAARHKSNLEHKIKSLS from the coding sequence TTGGCAAACATCAAATCAGCTAGAAAGCATGCAATACAATCTGAAAAAAAGAGGCGTTCTAATTTTAGTAAAAAATCTCAAATTAAAACTTTAATGAAAAAAGTGAACCTTGAAATATCGTCAGGAAACAAAGATAAGGCTAAGTTAGAATTTAGTAAAATGCAGTCTATTCTAGATAGATATGCAACTAAAGGTTTAATTCACAAAAATAAAGCCGCACGACATAAATCAAATTTAGAACATAAGATAAAGTCTCTATCTTAG
- the dnaJ gene encoding molecular chaperone DnaJ: MSKKDYYQILGVSQSSDDRDIKKAYKKLAMKYHPDRNPGSKIAEEKFKQIKEAYEVLNDSKKRAAYDQYGHTAFEQGNSSNHTFTHTFSTNSDFSDIFGDVFGDIFSGRKTRKASQGSNLRYNMNLTLEEAVKGTTKTIQIPTLQICSSCNGYGTQSGSKPQNCLKCHGNGQIQIRKGFFTVQQTCPQCQGKGSVIQFPCYTCNGHGRIEKSKILSVKIPPGVNTDDQIRLNNEGEAGENGAASGDLYVQISVKKHPIFSREENNLYCEVPISFSMAALGGEIEVPTLDGKVKLRIPSETQSGKLFRIKEKGVKSIRNNKKGDLLCRVIVETPVNLSEQQKYLLYQLGESFGGFKGEKNSPRSKRFFEGVKRFFDDLTK, encoded by the coding sequence ATGTCAAAAAAAGATTATTACCAAATTTTAGGAGTTAGTCAATCATCTGACGATAGAGACATAAAAAAAGCATATAAAAAGCTGGCTATGAAATATCACCCAGATAGAAATCCTGGTAGCAAAATAGCTGAAGAAAAATTTAAACAAATAAAAGAGGCTTATGAAGTCCTTAATGATTCAAAAAAAAGAGCTGCGTATGATCAATATGGACATACAGCATTCGAACAAGGAAATTCCAGCAATCATACATTTACTCATACCTTTAGTACTAACTCAGACTTTAGCGACATATTTGGTGACGTATTTGGAGATATATTCAGTGGTAGAAAAACAAGAAAAGCTTCTCAAGGATCTAATTTACGTTATAACATGAACCTTACTTTAGAAGAAGCTGTCAAAGGAACAACAAAAACAATTCAAATTCCAACTCTACAGATATGCTCATCTTGTAATGGATACGGAACTCAATCAGGATCTAAACCTCAAAATTGCCTAAAATGCCATGGAAATGGACAAATACAAATTCGAAAAGGATTTTTTACTGTTCAACAAACGTGTCCTCAGTGTCAAGGTAAAGGTAGTGTAATACAATTTCCTTGTTATACATGTAATGGACATGGGAGAATAGAAAAATCTAAAATTTTATCAGTCAAAATCCCTCCTGGAGTAAATACAGATGATCAAATTCGTTTAAATAATGAAGGAGAAGCAGGTGAAAATGGAGCAGCTTCTGGTGATTTATATGTACAAATTTCAGTGAAAAAACATCCTATTTTTTCACGAGAAGAAAACAATTTATATTGTGAAGTACCAATTAGCTTTTCTATGGCTGCTCTAGGAGGAGAAATTGAAGTACCAACGTTAGATGGTAAGGTTAAGTTAAGAATTCCATCAGAAACACAATCAGGAAAACTATTTAGAATTAAAGAAAAAGGGGTAAAATCTATTAGAAATAACAAAAAAGGAGATTTATTATGTCGAGTAATTGTAGAAACACCGGTAAATCTTAGCGAACAACAAAAATATCTTTTATACCAATTAGGCGAAAGCTTCGGAGGTTTTAAAGGAGAAAAAAATAGCCCCCGATCAAAACGATTCTTCGAGGGAGTAAAAAGGTTTTTTGATGATCTTACTAAATAA